Below is a genomic region from Deltaproteobacteria bacterium.
CGCGGGCCTCTGAGCGAGCGCGCATCTGAACCACACGCCGGCCCTCGGACCGCGCTTCGTCCCGGTAAAGGGCTCCGAGCTGTTTCGTTCGGACTCGTTGGTCCGCATTCAAGCGTGATACTGGGCCGACCGGAGCACTAACACCGGAGTCGCGGCCGACTGTCATCCTTGCCGGGGTTGGCCCGCTCGCCTTCCAGCGGTGTCGATCTTGGTGCATGCATACAGCGGTGTCCTTCAACGCGGCCGCCGCGAAGGTGAGGCACACCGGTCAACTGGCGATCACCCCGACGGCGCGGCACTGGACGGTCCGATACATCGCCTTCGCCAATCTGATGCCCGTCCCCCGCGAGCGGAACTAAAGGATTGCGCCACACGATATGCGTGGCGCAAGAAATGCTCTCTGATGAGTCATGAGCGCGGATTCGCAAAGCGAGCAGCAGTCAAGTGCAGAATGGATTGTGCACGAGCCGTTCAACGCGGCGATGTTCCAGGACTACGTCGGTAATGACACTGCGGTGGCTCGCCGCGTGGTGCACCGTTTCTTGGCCGATGCGCCCGGCCGCTTGGCTGCGATTCAGCAGGCGCTGGCCGCAGGCGACGCCCAGGTGCTGGCCCGCGCCGCCCACGCCCTCAAAGGAGCCGTGAGCTTCTTCGCCGCCGACGCGGCGCTGGAGACGGCTCGCGAGGTAGAAACGATCGCACGTACGGGTGACTTGCAAGAAGCCGCCAGCGCGTGCGTGGCGCTTGGAAACGCAATGTCTCGATTGACAGCTGCACTGGAAGAGTTTCTCACGTGCGCAGTCTGAGTCATCGAAGACAAATCTAGTCTGTTGGACTGCGACAGGCAAATGGGAACGCCCATCAGATGGAGATTCCCTCGCATGGCAGTATTCGCTTGAACAGGCTGGCAGGAGCGACCTCCCACGACACTTCTCACATAGAAGTACGCGCGTAGTACTCCGAGCTTGTGACGATGTTCCAGGCGGGTACAGGAATCCGTGCTCGACATGTTGCGCACGAAGCGCACGAATCGGGGTACGGCAAGTCACTTGATGACTTGGAGGAAGGAGGCATCGACAATGGCTAGCGGCAAAACGGATGAGATCAGGGGACGCGCAAAGGAAGCCGCGGGAGCACTGACTGGCGACGCGAAGCTGAAGCGCAAAGGTCGGACCGAACACCGCATGACCAACGACCGGCATCTCGTGATCGTGGCACTCGATGACCGACAGTACGCGCTGCCATTGTCCGCCGTGGACCGCGTGGTTCGCCTGGTCGAAATCACGCCGTTGCCGGAAGCGCCGGAAACTATCCTGGGTGTGATCAACGTGCAGGGGCGGATCGTTCCCGCGCTGAGTCTGCGCCGTAGCCTGCACATACCGGAACGTGATCTGCGCCTCAGCGATCAGATCATCATTGCGTCCTTTGCACAGCGAACCGTGGCCTTGGTGGCCGACGCCGCCATTGATGTCGTTGAACCGCCGGAGCACGCCGTGACCTCAGCGTCAGCGATCCTGTCCGACATCGCGCAGGTAGACGGCGTCGTGAAACTCGCCGGGGCCCTGGTGCCGATCCTCAATCTCAACCCCGACGCGCTGCTCCCCCTAGACACAGCGGGCGCACTGCCGCCGGATGATAGGGCGACAGTCATTGCGGAGACGTACCCATGATCCCCGGCATGCCTCCAAGTCTGCTCTCCGAACTCAGTGAGCGTATCGCGACGCAGATGGGACTACACTTTCCTCCCGAACGCTGGCACGACCTCGAGCAAGGGTTACGGTTGGCGGCTCGTGAGCTCGAGTTTCCGAGCTTGGCCATGTGCGCGCAGTGGCTTCTGGCGACACCGTTGACCAAGGCCCAGATTGCGGTCTTGGCCGGTCATCTGACTGTCGGTGAGACCTACTTTCTGCGCGACGACAAGCTCTTCGCAATCTTGGAGCATCGGGTCGTGCCGGAACTGATTCGCGACCGGCGCGCGACTGGCCAGCGTCTGCGCATCTGGAGCGCCGGATGCTGCACGGGCGAGGAGCCGTACTCTCTTGCCATCCTGCTGAGTCGCCTCCTGCCTGATTGGCGCGCTTGGAACATCACCATCCTCGGCACTGACATCAATCCGGGTTTCTTGCGCAAGGCGGCTGCGGGAGTATACGGCCAATGGTCTTTCCGGAACGAGCCGCCCTGGCTGCAACACCGATGCTTTCACGCTCGCGCGAACGGCCGCTTTGAGATTCTCGACGAGATCAAGGCGGCGGTGACCTTTTCGCCGCTCAACCTCGCCGAGGACACCTATCCATCGCTGCTCACCAACACCAACGCGATGGACGTCATCCTGTGCCGCAATGTGTTGATGTATTTTTCCCACGAGCGGGCGTTCGCCGTGGCGCGCAATCTTTACCGTTCGCTGGTCGATGGCGGCTGGCTGATCGTCGCACCGAGTGAGACCTCGCCGGAACTTTTCTCACAGTTCCAGACGGTCCGCTGCGATGGGGCCACTCTGTATCGGAAGGACACCGCGCGGCTGCCGGCAGCAGACGAGGCTTCCCGTGCCGCAAGCGTATTCCCGCTCCCCGATCCGCAACCTACGCCCACTAGGTCGGCAATCGCATGGCCGCAGCCGGTCACGGCTGCAAAGGCAGCGGACTCGCTGGAGGCACCGTATGCGCGGGCCGTGGCGCTCTACGGGCAGGGCCGCTACGAGGACGCCGCCGCGACACTCCGAGCGCTGTGTGCAGACAGCCGCGGCCCCCCGGCTGCGCTGGCGCTCCTCGCCCGCACCTACGCCAATCAAGGGCATCTCGTGACGGCGCAGGAGTGGGCCGACAAGGCGATCGCTGCCGACAAGCTGAATGCGGGATTGCATTTTCTACTGGCAACCATCGTCCACGAGGAAGGGGACTCTGAGGCGGCCGTTCGGTCGCTCGAACGGGCCCTCTATCTCGACCAGAACTTCGTCCTCGCTCACTTCACGCTGGGCAATCTCACCATGCGGCAGGGCAAGGCACTGCGGGCCAGGAAGCACTTCGAGAACACAGTTGCCTTGCTGAGCCGATGTCCACCAGACGAGGTCCTGCCGGAGTCCGAGGGCCTCACCGCCGGCAGACTGATGGACATCGTCCGCACCATCGGCCTGGAGGATGCGCCATGAAGCACGACACCCCACGATCCACCGAGCCGGCGGAACCGGTGATAAGGAGAGGGGTCGCGCTCAGCGCGGCCGATGAGCGCCGCATCCTGCGACAACGAGCGCTGGCCCTGGCGCAGGAACCGGCACGTGAGGCGACGGACCCACCGCTCGAGATCGTCACGTTTCTGCTGGCGCATGAACAGTACGCCATCGAGGCGAACTTCGTCCGCGAGGTCTATCCATTGACTGACCTCGTGCCGCTGCCGTGCACGCCACCGTTTGTGGTTGGCGTGATCAACGTGCGCGGGCAGATCCTGTCCGTCATCGACCTGAAGCGCTTCTTCGCTGTCCCCGATCAGGGCGCAACCGATCTCAATAAGGTCATCATCCTCCAATCGCACGATTTGGAGGTCGGGATTCTGGCGGATGCGATAGTCGGGACACGGTCGCTGCCTCCCTCGGCCCTGCAATCGCCGCCTCCTACGCTGACCGGCGTCCGCGCCGAGTATTTGAAAGGCGTCACCAGCGAACCGCTGATGGTGTTGGACGCAACCGCCATCTTGTCTGACGAACGCCTGATCGTGCGTGACGAACCGTAAAAGTTGACGACACGAGCTGCAGGAGGCGAGCCTATGAAACAGTCAGTCGGAATGAAGATCGGTGGCGGGTTCGGAGTGGCACTGGGGTTTCTGCTGGTCATCGGCGCCGTTTCGTACCGGAGCACGGC
It encodes:
- a CDS encoding chemotaxis protein CheW; this encodes MASGKTDEIRGRAKEAAGALTGDAKLKRKGRTEHRMTNDRHLVIVALDDRQYALPLSAVDRVVRLVEITPLPEAPETILGVINVQGRIVPALSLRRSLHIPERDLRLSDQIIIASFAQRTVALVADAAIDVVEPPEHAVTSASAILSDIAQVDGVVKLAGALVPILNLNPDALLPLDTAGALPPDDRATVIAETYP
- a CDS encoding Hpt domain-containing protein; translation: MSADSQSEQQSSAEWIVHEPFNAAMFQDYVGNDTAVARRVVHRFLADAPGRLAAIQQALAAGDAQVLARAAHALKGAVSFFAADAALETAREVETIARTGDLQEAASACVALGNAMSRLTAALEEFLTCAV
- a CDS encoding purine-binding chemotaxis protein CheW yields the protein MKHDTPRSTEPAEPVIRRGVALSAADERRILRQRALALAQEPAREATDPPLEIVTFLLAHEQYAIEANFVREVYPLTDLVPLPCTPPFVVGVINVRGQILSVIDLKRFFAVPDQGATDLNKVIILQSHDLEVGILADAIVGTRSLPPSALQSPPPTLTGVRAEYLKGVTSEPLMVLDATAILSDERLIVRDEP
- a CDS encoding tetratricopeptide repeat protein, with translation MIPGMPPSLLSELSERIATQMGLHFPPERWHDLEQGLRLAARELEFPSLAMCAQWLLATPLTKAQIAVLAGHLTVGETYFLRDDKLFAILEHRVVPELIRDRRATGQRLRIWSAGCCTGEEPYSLAILLSRLLPDWRAWNITILGTDINPGFLRKAAAGVYGQWSFRNEPPWLQHRCFHARANGRFEILDEIKAAVTFSPLNLAEDTYPSLLTNTNAMDVILCRNVLMYFSHERAFAVARNLYRSLVDGGWLIVAPSETSPELFSQFQTVRCDGATLYRKDTARLPAADEASRAASVFPLPDPQPTPTRSAIAWPQPVTAAKAADSLEAPYARAVALYGQGRYEDAAATLRALCADSRGPPAALALLARTYANQGHLVTAQEWADKAIAADKLNAGLHFLLATIVHEEGDSEAAVRSLERALYLDQNFVLAHFTLGNLTMRQGKALRARKHFENTVALLSRCPPDEVLPESEGLTAGRLMDIVRTIGLEDAP